Proteins co-encoded in one Gracilimonas sp. genomic window:
- the gltX gene encoding glutamate--tRNA ligase, with protein MSVRVRFAPSPTGFLHIGGLRTALYNYLFARHNEGTFVLRIEDTDQSRYVEGAEQDIIDSLEWAGMEIDEGPGKGGEFGPYRQSERKDIYHKYAEQLIEAGHAYYAFDTVEEIDEMRERLEKSGNPSPKYDSITRQSMKNSLTLSQDEVQKRLDNGDEYVVRLKVPRKENIRFEDEIRGHVSFDTEGLDDQVLLKSDGMPTYHLANVVDDHTMEISHVIRGEEWLSSTPKHILLYNAFGWEPPKMAHLPLIMSPSGGKLSKRKAESEGIPVNTKDYMKGHYEPDALVNFLAYLGWSPGDDSEIHDMKELCELFTLDRVSKGGAVFNYKKLMWYNENYIREHSVDELKPRVKALFEESKFEIPSDEFLTHVIELLHERVSTIEEFVSMGAFFFEAPTEYDENALKKWKDDSPVILKAYRDKIEQLSEEEFEAVTLKDKIKETIEEHEVGFGKLMMPLRVAVSGQGFGPDLTPALELIGKEEVLDRIDTAIDKLG; from the coding sequence ATGAGCGTTCGCGTACGATTTGCGCCATCACCCACCGGATTTTTACACATTGGCGGACTGAGAACCGCACTTTATAACTATTTATTTGCCCGTCACAATGAGGGCACTTTTGTGTTGAGAATCGAAGACACCGATCAATCCCGATATGTAGAGGGAGCCGAGCAGGATATTATTGATTCCCTGGAATGGGCCGGAATGGAAATTGACGAAGGTCCCGGAAAAGGCGGAGAATTTGGTCCGTACCGACAAAGCGAGCGAAAGGATATCTATCACAAATATGCCGAGCAGCTGATTGAAGCCGGGCATGCGTACTATGCTTTCGATACCGTTGAGGAAATTGATGAGATGCGGGAGCGACTGGAAAAATCCGGTAATCCTTCTCCCAAATACGATTCCATCACCCGTCAGTCTATGAAAAACAGCCTGACGCTCTCTCAGGATGAAGTTCAGAAACGACTGGATAACGGCGATGAATATGTGGTTCGCCTGAAGGTTCCCCGAAAAGAGAATATTCGCTTTGAAGATGAAATTCGCGGGCATGTTTCTTTCGATACTGAAGGACTGGATGACCAAGTGCTATTGAAGTCAGATGGAATGCCGACCTATCACCTGGCAAATGTGGTGGACGATCACACCATGGAAATCTCTCATGTAATCCGTGGAGAGGAATGGCTGAGCAGTACGCCAAAACACATTCTTCTGTATAATGCTTTTGGATGGGAGCCACCGAAAATGGCTCACTTGCCTTTGATTATGAGTCCAAGCGGAGGAAAGCTTTCCAAGCGTAAAGCAGAGAGCGAAGGAATTCCGGTGAACACCAAAGATTATATGAAAGGACATTACGAGCCGGACGCCCTGGTGAACTTCCTGGCTTACTTAGGATGGAGCCCCGGCGACGATTCTGAAATTCACGACATGAAAGAATTGTGTGAATTATTCACGCTGGATCGTGTGAGCAAGGGCGGTGCAGTATTCAATTACAAAAAGCTGATGTGGTACAATGAAAACTACATCCGGGAGCATTCGGTAGATGAGCTAAAGCCCAGAGTAAAGGCTCTTTTTGAAGAGTCTAAGTTTGAGATCCCAAGCGATGAGTTTCTGACACACGTGATTGAATTACTCCACGAGCGCGTTTCTACCATCGAGGAATTTGTAAGTATGGGGGCGTTCTTTTTTGAAGCTCCAACTGAGTATGATGAAAATGCACTCAAGAAATGGAAGGATGACAGCCCCGTGATCCTCAAAGCTTATCGTGATAAAATCGAACAGCTTTCCGAAGAAGAGTTTGAAGCGGTTACGCTGAAGGACAAAATCAAAGAAACCATCGAAGAGCATGAAGTTGGTTTTGGAAAACTGATGATGCCTCTCCGTGTGGCCGTCAGTGGTCAGGGTTTTGGTCCGGACCTGACACCGGCGCTTGAGCTCATCGGAAAAGAAGAAGTACTGGATCGGATTGATACAGCCATCGACAAACTGGGGTGA
- a CDS encoding M14 family metallopeptidase produces MQPSTVHAQITDGFFQAAGSPATPKVEASWNRYYTYETITDFTKELTDAHPNLVKRESIGKSYEGRDIWLLTVTNFREGNADRKPAMYIDGNIHSNEIQGTEVSLYTAWYLAEMFGKNEFITQLLNEKTFYIAPTINPDGRENFFEAPNTASSPRSGMKPIDNDLDGKVNEDKYDDLNGDGSITYMRRKNPRGQFNPHPEYPELMQRVGEGEFGEYELLGSEGLDNDNDGRINEDAEGYYDPNRDWGWNWQPDYIQRGAHKYPFSLPENRAVMEFVMDHPNIAAGQSYHNAGGMMLRGPGAEEDRDTYNRSDVQVYDAIGEMGERLMPGYDYLVVFEDLYSVFGGELDWFYGSRGAFTFTNELWTPYEMFNEDGGGRYGEQVYEFNKYLLFNDALVEWEPYDHPQYGEIEIGGLKKNLGRAHPGFLLEQMAHRNMAFTIYHAYHTPQLVIDEISERDLGGGLKEVTAVITNTRMIPTHASQDLKYKITPPNYISIDGARVEAGMIVTNRALNQTIEQKHNPEKLAVDNIPGMDSVTVRWIISRGNNYTITVDSKKGGLVSRKK; encoded by the coding sequence ATGCAGCCGTCAACGGTTCATGCTCAAATTACCGATGGATTTTTCCAGGCAGCCGGCTCACCGGCCACCCCCAAAGTGGAAGCCAGCTGGAACCGGTATTATACCTACGAGACCATCACTGATTTCACCAAAGAACTGACTGATGCACATCCAAACCTCGTTAAACGAGAATCTATTGGAAAGTCTTATGAAGGGCGTGACATTTGGTTATTGACCGTCACCAATTTCAGGGAAGGCAACGCAGACCGAAAGCCGGCTATGTATATAGACGGAAACATTCACTCTAACGAAATACAAGGAACGGAAGTCTCGCTTTACACCGCCTGGTATCTCGCTGAGATGTTTGGAAAGAATGAGTTCATCACGCAGCTGTTGAATGAGAAGACGTTTTATATCGCACCAACCATCAACCCGGATGGACGCGAAAACTTCTTTGAGGCTCCGAACACAGCAAGCTCTCCCCGTTCCGGAATGAAGCCCATCGACAACGACCTGGACGGAAAGGTTAATGAAGATAAATACGATGATCTGAATGGCGACGGAAGCATCACCTACATGCGCCGCAAGAATCCGCGTGGACAGTTTAATCCTCACCCTGAATATCCCGAACTGATGCAGCGTGTTGGAGAAGGCGAGTTCGGCGAATATGAACTGCTTGGATCAGAAGGGCTGGATAACGACAACGATGGTCGCATCAATGAAGATGCCGAAGGCTATTACGATCCTAACCGTGACTGGGGCTGGAACTGGCAACCCGATTATATTCAACGCGGAGCGCACAAATATCCTTTTTCACTGCCTGAGAACAGAGCGGTGATGGAATTTGTGATGGATCACCCCAACATCGCGGCCGGACAGAGTTACCATAACGCCGGTGGTATGATGCTGCGCGGACCGGGTGCCGAAGAAGATCGCGATACCTACAATCGATCGGACGTTCAGGTGTATGACGCCATCGGAGAAATGGGAGAACGACTAATGCCCGGCTATGACTACCTGGTTGTTTTTGAAGATCTCTACAGTGTGTTTGGCGGAGAACTGGACTGGTTCTACGGAAGCCGTGGAGCGTTTACTTTTACCAACGAGCTGTGGACTCCCTACGAGATGTTTAATGAAGATGGCGGTGGCCGGTATGGCGAACAAGTATATGAATTCAACAAATACCTTCTATTCAATGATGCCCTCGTGGAATGGGAGCCCTATGATCACCCTCAGTACGGAGAGATTGAAATAGGCGGGCTTAAGAAAAACCTCGGTCGTGCCCACCCCGGGTTTCTACTTGAGCAGATGGCACACCGAAATATGGCCTTCACCATTTACCACGCTTATCACACCCCTCAACTGGTTATTGATGAGATTTCTGAAAGGGATTTAGGTGGTGGCCTTAAGGAAGTAACAGCCGTTATTACCAACACCCGCATGATTCCTACTCATGCCAGCCAGGATCTGAAATACAAGATTACCCCTCCGAATTACATCAGTATTGACGGAGCCCGGGTTGAAGCCGGTATGATTGTTACGAACCGAGCCCTGAATCAAACCATAGAGCAAAAACACAATCCCGAGAAACTGGCCGTGGATAACATCCCCGGAATGGATTCGGTAACGGTTCGGTGGATTATCAGCCGTGGCAACAATTACACTATCACCGTAGATAGTAAGAAAGGCGGACTGGTTTCCCGAAAGAAATAA
- a CDS encoding NRDE family protein: protein MCLITFAYKAHPKYDLILAGNRDEFYGRPTRKAQFWTDEGKPNILAGKDLEAGGTWLGVNKDGRWSALTNYRDPSIKKEDPPSRGEIVLDYLKNQQTAMDYLAGLSKKAELYNGFNLLVWDHKDFYHYSNQNKKVSRIEPGIHGLSNALLDTPWPKLERANQQLKTIISEDNFDKEELFKLLADERKAPDTELPVTGIPKELEKAVSSIFIKTENYGSRCSTVLLIDKEGTIDFTERRFKPGTTQVEGEQHFSI from the coding sequence ATGTGCTTAATCACTTTCGCATACAAGGCTCACCCCAAATACGACCTTATCTTAGCCGGCAATCGGGATGAGTTCTATGGGCGGCCAACACGTAAAGCACAATTTTGGACAGATGAAGGTAAACCAAATATCTTAGCCGGTAAAGACCTTGAAGCGGGCGGTACCTGGCTGGGCGTAAACAAAGACGGAAGATGGAGTGCCCTTACCAACTATCGCGACCCTTCCATCAAAAAAGAAGACCCACCCAGCAGAGGGGAAATTGTTCTCGATTACCTGAAGAACCAGCAAACGGCAATGGATTACCTGGCCGGACTTTCGAAAAAGGCCGAATTGTATAACGGCTTTAATTTACTGGTGTGGGATCATAAGGACTTTTACCACTATTCCAACCAGAATAAAAAAGTAAGCCGGATTGAACCGGGTATTCATGGGTTGAGCAATGCCCTGCTCGACACGCCCTGGCCGAAGTTAGAGAGAGCCAATCAGCAATTAAAAACTATCATTTCTGAAGATAATTTTGATAAAGAAGAGCTGTTCAAGCTTCTGGCTGATGAGCGAAAAGCACCCGATACTGAACTTCCTGTAACCGGCATTCCCAAAGAATTAGAAAAAGCGGTCTCCTCCATTTTCATCAAAACCGAAAACTATGGCTCCCGCTGTTCTACCGTTCTGCTAATTGATAAAGAAGGAACCATCGATTTTACCGAGCGAAGGTTTAAACCGGGAACCACTCAGGTTGAAGGTGAACAGCACTTCAGTATTTAA
- a CDS encoding Na+/H+ antiporter NhaC family protein, with amino-acid sequence MKKKIAALIGVVSLFILASQYAWADVQTAQASSSIVGSWLSILPPLVAIGIALIFRQVLFALFLGIWMGAYLAGELTFLNVFDSFFASLSDYIVPGVSDPDRMSIVIFSILIGGMVGIITDNGGTRGVIKAITRFVRTKVQGQLVTSLMGFVVFFDDYANTMVVGNTMRPLTDKLRISRAKLAYLVDATAAPIATIALVSTWIGAMVGFIATAEAEMANFNEAAYSVFINSLPYNFYAFFTILFVILIAASGRDFGTMLKARIDLYKAKHDSKLDKYNLYKDKIEEDEAKKSESHWANAAIPILTLVFGTIIGLFVTGEGNSIQAIVETANSYDALLWGSLASVVVAIGMTLAQKLLDIEKTLEGMMNGMHVMFDGVLILVLAWGLSDVTVALGTADYLVSVFGETLNPYWMPAIVLVLSALTAFATGSSWGTMGILMPLVVPLGWEIGNNTGVPMETTLEIIYASVSAVLAGSVWGDHCSPISDTTILSSLATQCDHVEHVNTQLPYAMIVGTISILAMIAAIVLNISVWIIYPVGVAIIVGIIYKFGKIPDPETYTPEGKEPAITSLDG; translated from the coding sequence ATGAAAAAGAAAATAGCAGCACTCATTGGGGTGGTTTCCCTATTCATTTTAGCGTCTCAGTATGCCTGGGCAGATGTACAAACGGCTCAGGCTTCCTCATCCATAGTAGGTAGCTGGCTCAGTATCCTTCCACCACTGGTAGCTATTGGAATCGCCCTGATCTTCCGTCAGGTACTGTTTGCGTTATTTTTAGGGATCTGGATGGGAGCATACCTGGCCGGTGAACTTACCTTTTTAAATGTATTCGACAGTTTCTTTGCTTCACTGAGTGATTACATCGTGCCGGGGGTTTCAGATCCGGACAGAATGAGTATCGTAATTTTTTCCATCCTGATTGGCGGTATGGTAGGTATTATCACCGATAATGGAGGAACCCGCGGGGTTATTAAGGCCATTACCCGGTTTGTACGCACAAAAGTGCAGGGACAGTTAGTGACTTCACTCATGGGTTTTGTAGTATTTTTTGATGATTATGCCAACACCATGGTGGTAGGAAATACCATGCGTCCGCTTACCGATAAACTTCGCATTTCGAGGGCAAAACTGGCATACCTGGTGGATGCCACCGCTGCACCCATTGCCACCATTGCCCTGGTGAGTACCTGGATTGGCGCTATGGTAGGTTTTATTGCCACAGCCGAAGCAGAAATGGCCAATTTTAATGAAGCAGCCTACTCGGTATTTATCAATTCACTGCCATATAACTTCTATGCGTTCTTCACCATTTTATTTGTGATCCTGATTGCCGCTTCCGGGCGAGATTTCGGTACCATGCTGAAGGCCCGGATAGACCTGTATAAGGCCAAACACGATTCCAAGCTGGATAAATACAATCTCTACAAAGATAAAATTGAGGAAGACGAGGCCAAGAAATCTGAATCGCATTGGGCAAATGCGGCCATCCCGATTCTGACGCTTGTATTCGGAACCATTATCGGGTTGTTTGTAACCGGTGAAGGAAACAGCATTCAGGCTATTGTTGAGACGGCAAATTCATATGATGCTTTATTATGGGGATCGCTGGCTTCCGTAGTGGTAGCCATTGGGATGACGCTGGCTCAGAAGCTGCTGGATATCGAAAAAACGCTGGAAGGTATGATGAATGGCATGCATGTGATGTTTGACGGAGTGCTGATCCTGGTACTGGCATGGGGATTGAGTGATGTAACGGTAGCATTGGGTACTGCCGATTACCTGGTTTCTGTTTTCGGAGAAACGCTGAATCCTTATTGGATGCCGGCTATAGTATTGGTGCTTTCGGCGCTGACAGCATTTGCAACCGGCTCAAGCTGGGGAACCATGGGAATTTTGATGCCGCTGGTTGTTCCGTTGGGTTGGGAGATTGGCAATAATACCGGAGTGCCTATGGAAACCACACTGGAGATTATTTATGCAAGTGTGAGTGCGGTATTAGCCGGATCGGTTTGGGGAGATCACTGTTCACCGATTTCAGACACCACTATTTTGAGTTCGTTAGCCACGCAGTGCGATCATGTGGAGCATGTAAATACACAGCTTCCTTATGCGATGATTGTGGGGACGATTAGTATTCTGGCCATGATTGCGGCGATTGTTTTAAATATCTCCGTTTGGATTATCTACCCGGTTGGGGTGGCTATCATTGTGGGGATTATTTACAAATTCGGGAAAATACCTGATCCAGAAACCTACACACCGGAAGGCAAAGAACCGGCCATCACCAGCCTGGATGGATAA
- a CDS encoding WbqC family protein, whose protein sequence is MKLTIVQPQFAPNLYDLAAMRKADRVIWNDLEQWSRKGRTHRAVIKGEQGKQWINIPIKTEDKKKAIGEVCIEHGEDWIEPFWNAIYHSYSEATWFDFFVDELQHDIDQAAEFEKLLDFNIYFFERIMTYLELNIEYELASQVSGFDPNPDVFLEKTGADILYQEYDAKNYQWLSEQAKPALKEHPEYVQLGNDFLPECSIIDLLMNCGKESFKVFEEI, encoded by the coding sequence TTGAAACTTACAATAGTACAACCTCAATTTGCGCCTAACCTGTATGACCTTGCTGCCATGCGTAAAGCGGACCGGGTTATCTGGAATGATCTGGAGCAGTGGTCGAGAAAGGGACGAACCCACAGAGCAGTTATTAAAGGGGAACAAGGCAAACAGTGGATAAACATCCCTATTAAAACGGAGGACAAAAAAAAGGCTATCGGTGAAGTATGTATTGAACATGGAGAAGACTGGATAGAGCCGTTTTGGAATGCCATCTATCACTCCTACTCCGAAGCCACCTGGTTTGATTTTTTTGTAGATGAGCTGCAGCACGACATTGATCAAGCTGCTGAATTTGAAAAGCTCCTCGATTTCAACATCTACTTTTTTGAGCGGATTATGACTTACCTGGAGTTGAATATTGAGTACGAGCTGGCAAGTCAGGTTTCAGGCTTCGATCCCAACCCCGATGTCTTTCTGGAAAAAACCGGAGCCGATATTCTCTACCAGGAGTATGACGCCAAAAACTACCAGTGGCTGAGCGAACAGGCCAAACCTGCTTTAAAAGAGCATCCCGAATATGTTCAGTTAGGCAATGATTTCCTCCCCGAGTGCTCCATCATTGATCTTTTGATGAACTGCGGGAAAGAGAGTTTTAAGGTTTTTGAGGAGATTTAA
- a CDS encoding M14 family metallopeptidase yields the protein MNNRILRSMLFILGWGLCLSGFTVAQNSYSNFNTLTDRLNELEDNHENLAQLTSLAKTKDGRDIWLLTIGSGDIQNHPAVAVVGGAKGSHLLGSELALTFAEKLLANTSSEEVSRLLQTTTFYVLPRINPDATEQYFASLKYERDVNTSSTNEDRDDAFDEDPFNDLNNDNLITLMRVQDETGKWMIHPEDERLLKKADITKGEKGSYKLFTEGIDDDGDGAFNEDNPGGVNINMNFTYDYPYFEPGAGENMASQIETRAVLDFLFEEAPNVFSVVSFGPANNLSSPVKFNRRAVSQRVIKGWYEDDVAINKLVSDKYNDITGLKNAPEMNGQPGDFFQWAYFHYGRFSFSTPGWWTPEVTDEEGEPLKLDSEDARFLAWAEQNNLNAFAEWQQVDHPDFPNKTVEVGGIKPYARLNPPYQMVDSLAQKHTDFILELASMKPSVKLVNFEAQQAGRNLTRITVDIHNDGILPTASRLGERTDWVKEVVVEISLSNGLELVSGERLDTIESIQGDGSIQKTWLVRGKGTFSLSAGAPNTGISTKEHTIR from the coding sequence ATGAATAACAGGATACTGCGATCGATGCTGTTTATCTTGGGATGGGGACTCTGCTTATCGGGGTTTACCGTCGCTCAGAACAGCTACAGCAACTTCAACACGCTTACCGACCGGTTGAATGAGCTTGAAGACAATCATGAAAACCTTGCCCAACTTACCTCTCTTGCCAAAACTAAAGATGGCCGGGATATCTGGCTGCTTACCATTGGTTCCGGCGATATCCAAAACCATCCGGCGGTTGCAGTGGTGGGCGGGGCTAAAGGCTCACACCTTCTTGGAAGCGAGCTTGCCTTAACTTTTGCGGAGAAACTGCTTGCGAATACTTCTTCAGAGGAAGTCAGCCGGCTTCTCCAAACCACCACATTTTATGTGCTTCCGAGAATTAACCCGGATGCCACCGAGCAGTATTTTGCTTCGCTGAAATATGAGCGGGATGTAAACACCTCCTCCACCAACGAAGACCGAGACGATGCTTTTGATGAAGATCCGTTTAACGATTTGAACAACGATAACCTTATAACCTTGATGCGGGTGCAGGACGAAACCGGTAAGTGGATGATTCATCCCGAAGATGAGCGGTTATTGAAAAAGGCCGACATCACCAAAGGGGAAAAAGGTTCGTATAAATTATTCACCGAGGGCATCGACGATGATGGAGACGGGGCATTCAATGAAGACAACCCTGGTGGCGTCAATATCAACATGAACTTCACCTACGACTATCCCTACTTTGAACCGGGTGCCGGAGAGAATATGGCTTCTCAGATTGAGACCCGGGCCGTTTTAGACTTCTTGTTTGAGGAAGCACCGAACGTTTTTTCCGTTGTATCGTTTGGCCCGGCCAATAACCTGAGTTCGCCCGTTAAGTTCAATCGGAGAGCTGTTAGTCAGCGTGTGATCAAAGGTTGGTATGAAGATGATGTAGCCATCAATAAACTCGTATCCGACAAATACAACGACATAACCGGACTCAAAAATGCTCCGGAGATGAACGGACAGCCCGGCGACTTTTTCCAGTGGGCGTATTTCCACTATGGCCGGTTTAGCTTCAGCACTCCCGGTTGGTGGACACCCGAAGTAACCGATGAGGAAGGAGAACCTCTTAAACTTGACAGCGAAGATGCCCGATTCCTTGCCTGGGCTGAGCAGAATAACCTGAATGCCTTTGCAGAATGGCAGCAAGTTGATCACCCCGATTTTCCAAATAAAACCGTGGAGGTGGGTGGTATCAAACCTTATGCACGGTTAAATCCTCCTTACCAAATGGTGGATTCACTTGCTCAAAAACATACCGACTTCATCCTGGAACTTGCTTCCATGAAGCCATCCGTTAAACTGGTGAATTTTGAAGCACAACAAGCCGGCCGGAATCTGACCCGTATCACCGTTGATATCCACAATGATGGAATTTTACCGACAGCCTCCCGACTGGGAGAACGCACTGACTGGGTAAAAGAAGTAGTTGTGGAGATTAGCCTTTCAAACGGACTTGAACTTGTAAGTGGTGAAAGGCTGGATACCATTGAGTCGATTCAAGGAGACGGAAGCATTCAGAAAACCTGGCTTGTTCGAGGAAAAGGTACTTTCAGCCTCTCAGCCGGAGCCCCGAATACCGGAATTTCAACCAAAGAACATACCATCCGATAG
- a CDS encoding peptidase domain-containing ABC transporter: MNINRVGVKQHDITDCGAACLASVAAHYELNVPIARIRQYASTDKKGTNVLGMIEAAEKLGFEAKGVKGEMDSLIQIPLPAIAHVVVKEVLHHFLVIYQVTKKHVVVMDPMDGERHKVERSDFEQQWTGVLILLLPSEEFTPADEKVSVLSRLWFLMKPHKWVLLQAFFGALIYAIIGLSTAIYVQLIIDHVLTGGNMNLLNLLSVGMITLLIFQIFISVIRSLFVLKTGQLMDARLILGYYKHLIRLPQRFFDTMRTGEIISRIGDAVKIRAFINDVSINLAVSVLTVVFSFGLMFTYYWKLGLVMLLIIPIYGIIYLITNYINKKTQRKVMESAADLESHLVESINSASTIKQFGLEGFANMKTEIRFVGLLKHIYQSGLNSIFSGNSTQFSSRLFTIILLWVGGYYVLQQSITPGELLSFYALVGYFTGPVSQLVGMNVQIQDALIAGDRLFEIMDLEKEKEGQEIDINSENIGDIEFKNIEFRYGTRVTVFEDFNVAIPKGKITAFVGESGSGKTTLINILLKLYPIKDGQVLVGDINLDYVSNKSLRKNISVVPQGIDLFDGNVTSNIAIGELKPDMEKIIRICKKLNILDFIEELPNSFNTYLGENGASLSGGQKQKIAIARALYKDPEILILDEATSSLDSSSENYIQRTVEELRKEGKTIILIAHRLSTVLGADKICVLEKGKLIEEGNHESLFSKKGAYYGMWNKQLPIDLNKLLKKNGIKA; the protein is encoded by the coding sequence ATGAATATTAATAGAGTTGGGGTCAAACAGCATGATATAACCGATTGCGGTGCGGCTTGTCTTGCTTCCGTGGCTGCACACTATGAATTAAATGTTCCTATCGCGAGGATACGGCAATATGCTTCAACGGATAAAAAAGGCACCAATGTTTTAGGAATGATTGAAGCCGCTGAAAAATTAGGCTTCGAAGCCAAGGGCGTAAAAGGTGAAATGGACAGCCTTATCCAAATTCCGTTACCTGCTATCGCCCATGTTGTGGTAAAAGAAGTCCTCCATCATTTTTTGGTGATTTACCAAGTGACAAAAAAGCATGTAGTGGTCATGGATCCAATGGATGGAGAGAGGCACAAGGTCGAACGTTCGGATTTTGAGCAGCAATGGACGGGTGTGCTTATTTTACTTTTACCGTCAGAAGAATTTACCCCTGCTGATGAGAAAGTTTCTGTACTGAGCCGGTTATGGTTCCTGATGAAACCGCACAAATGGGTATTGCTTCAGGCCTTTTTTGGGGCATTAATTTATGCCATAATTGGATTATCAACAGCTATTTATGTGCAGTTGATTATTGATCATGTGCTCACAGGCGGGAATATGAATTTATTGAATTTGCTAAGCGTGGGCATGATCACCCTTCTAATATTTCAAATTTTCATTAGCGTGATCAGAAGTTTGTTCGTACTTAAAACCGGGCAACTTATGGATGCACGATTAATATTGGGTTACTACAAACATTTGATACGCCTTCCCCAGCGATTTTTTGACACTATGCGGACCGGTGAAATTATTTCAAGGATTGGAGATGCTGTTAAGATTCGTGCTTTTATTAACGACGTATCTATTAATCTTGCCGTAAGTGTGTTGACAGTAGTTTTCTCATTTGGCTTGATGTTTACATACTACTGGAAATTAGGTTTAGTGATGCTTTTGATTATCCCTATTTATGGTATCATTTATTTGATTACAAATTACATAAATAAGAAAACGCAGCGCAAGGTCATGGAGAGCGCTGCAGATTTGGAATCCCATTTAGTAGAGTCAATAAATTCTGCATCTACCATTAAGCAATTTGGCCTGGAAGGATTCGCAAACATGAAAACGGAAATCCGTTTTGTTGGTTTACTAAAACATATTTATCAATCTGGATTAAATTCAATCTTTTCTGGGAATTCAACCCAATTTTCATCCAGACTATTTACAATAATTCTACTATGGGTCGGAGGGTACTATGTTTTACAGCAATCTATAACCCCAGGAGAATTGTTGTCATTTTATGCACTGGTAGGGTATTTCACAGGGCCGGTGAGTCAATTAGTTGGAATGAACGTGCAAATACAAGATGCCCTTATTGCAGGTGATCGCTTATTTGAGATCATGGATCTTGAAAAGGAAAAAGAAGGTCAGGAAATAGATATAAATTCAGAAAATATTGGTGATATAGAGTTTAAAAATATCGAATTTAGATATGGAACACGTGTAACCGTATTTGAGGATTTTAATGTTGCTATACCCAAAGGAAAAATTACGGCTTTTGTGGGTGAAAGCGGTTCTGGAAAAACAACGCTAATTAATATTCTCTTGAAATTATATCCTATTAAAGATGGCCAGGTTTTAGTTGGAGATATAAACCTTGACTATGTAAGCAACAAAAGTTTAAGAAAAAATATAAGCGTAGTTCCTCAGGGCATTGATCTTTTTGATGGTAATGTTACTTCAAATATAGCCATTGGTGAATTAAAGCCAGATATGGAAAAGATCATTAGAATCTGTAAGAAATTGAATATTCTTGATTTTATTGAAGAACTGCCAAATAGCTTTAATACGTATTTAGGGGAAAATGGGGCATCATTATCAGGAGGACAAAAACAAAAAATTGCCATTGCAAGAGCATTATACAAAGACCCTGAAATTTTGATTCTGGATGAAGCGACTTCTTCGCTGGACTCTTCCTCAGAGAATTATATCCAAAGAACAGTAGAAGAACTTAGGAAGGAAGGGAAGACCATTATTCTGATTGCACACAGACTTAGCACTGTACTTGGAGCGGACAAAATTTGTGTTTTGGAAAAAGGTAAGCTAATTGAAGAAGGGAATCATGAAAGCCTTTTTTCAAAAAAAGGAGCTTATTATGGAATGTGGAATAAGCAATTACCGATAGACCTAAACAAACTTCTTAAGAAGAACGGTATAAAAGCCTGA